Proteins from a genomic interval of Candidatus Binatia bacterium:
- a CDS encoding TonB-dependent receptor encodes MMQIRLGNRATVAAILVAVLSSEAHAQIGAGPSGIDRPSRIDEGTDGVVDAQAAQAERALSTGEPAPGLSRRATTRVEEIVVSARKRDEFLEDTPVSVTALGADTLREVGVTQLSDIQDLVPNLQFRSGRNGITAGVQIRGIGTASPELAFDPGVGIYVDGVYLPRAFGQIVDVIDVEQIEVLRGPQGTLFGKNTVGGAINLTTVKPQPVPEAFVLARPSNFGRIFTEAMVNLPVVEDLLFSRLSVSTTNNGGYFRNDAQDFTSTNRNSIAFLGSLRLVPHEDVTLDLSGSWSRDTNHSRGAQCVFPGGGSLEGLFAPVLEEECRKSRPFRGSTNVRPESRLVSYGIWGTANWSLGSLGWLDDLSVKALGSWRTQKPRVQEDIDGTVVSVVEITDLGQGPLGGTPGFQEQYSGELQLTGDAWDDRVHFVGGYFAFWESGRLSPSTTTGPTPGGTSPLRVTETTSTIDNWTWALYGQATVDVTQWLSLTAGLRYTEDKKGAGLFTFTPNAPDAPPTADADGSAIFTRFTPMASIAFQTPEEWLDELSLDHLMAYFTYSQGFRGGGFNALTAGTDDLASFGPETLDNFEVGVKTIGWDQRVTFNLSFFLGDYDDIQVVTVEAIPNPDVPGGIDIVRLTQNAADATSKGIEIELNTIPIDGLQIMGSVGILDAKFGTYIVPDPANPGNDQDFSGDRFGNVPQLQTFLSVQYSLPVSLGNEDLDGWLTPRLDWSYQSLIEYSGDEVLLQQPGVNLLHARLSYGFFNDRAQVALWARNLLDQAYFNTAQPLQAVFGNATRFYAPPLTFGGELSYRF; translated from the coding sequence AATCGACGAAGGAACAGACGGCGTCGTGGATGCCCAAGCGGCGCAAGCCGAGCGCGCGCTCTCGACCGGCGAGCCGGCGCCGGGTCTCTCCCGGCGCGCGACCACCCGGGTGGAAGAGATCGTGGTGAGTGCGAGAAAGCGCGACGAGTTCCTCGAAGATACCCCGGTCTCCGTCACCGCGCTCGGCGCGGACACCCTTCGCGAGGTCGGCGTCACGCAGCTCAGCGACATTCAGGATCTCGTGCCCAACCTCCAGTTTCGATCCGGACGCAACGGCATCACCGCCGGCGTGCAGATCCGAGGCATCGGCACGGCCTCCCCGGAGCTCGCTTTCGATCCCGGGGTCGGGATCTACGTCGATGGCGTCTATCTGCCTCGCGCTTTCGGTCAGATCGTAGATGTAATCGACGTCGAGCAGATCGAGGTGCTGCGGGGCCCGCAGGGGACCCTCTTCGGCAAGAACACCGTGGGAGGCGCGATCAATCTCACGACCGTGAAGCCGCAGCCCGTGCCGGAAGCTTTCGTGCTCGCTCGGCCCAGCAACTTCGGACGTATCTTCACCGAAGCGATGGTGAATCTGCCGGTTGTGGAGGACCTTCTATTCTCGCGCTTGTCGGTGTCGACGACCAACAACGGCGGCTACTTCCGGAACGATGCGCAGGACTTCACCTCGACGAATCGGAACTCGATCGCGTTCCTCGGGTCGCTTCGGCTCGTCCCCCACGAAGACGTGACCCTGGACCTCTCCGGATCGTGGTCCCGGGACACGAATCACAGCCGTGGCGCTCAGTGCGTCTTTCCGGGCGGGGGCAGCCTCGAGGGCCTCTTTGCTCCCGTTCTCGAGGAAGAGTGCCGCAAGAGCCGCCCGTTCCGCGGTTCGACGAACGTCCGGCCAGAGTCGCGCCTCGTGAGCTACGGGATCTGGGGAACGGCGAACTGGAGTCTCGGTTCGCTGGGGTGGCTCGACGACCTGTCGGTGAAGGCGCTCGGGTCCTGGCGAACCCAGAAGCCCCGGGTTCAAGAGGACATCGACGGCACCGTCGTCAGTGTGGTCGAGATCACGGACCTCGGGCAGGGCCCCCTGGGCGGGACTCCGGGCTTCCAGGAGCAGTACTCGGGCGAGCTCCAGCTGACCGGCGACGCGTGGGACGATCGCGTTCACTTCGTCGGTGGGTATTTCGCTTTTTGGGAGAGCGGTCGCCTCTCCCCCTCGACCACCACCGGGCCTACGCCCGGCGGAACGAGCCCGCTGCGCGTGACCGAAACGACCAGCACCATCGACAACTGGACGTGGGCGCTCTACGGGCAGGCGACCGTCGACGTGACGCAGTGGCTGAGCCTCACGGCTGGTCTCCGCTACACGGAGGACAAGAAGGGAGCCGGGCTCTTCACGTTCACACCGAACGCGCCCGATGCCCCGCCGACCGCCGACGCGGATGGTAGCGCGATCTTCACCCGCTTCACCCCCATGGCGAGCATCGCCTTCCAGACACCGGAGGAGTGGCTGGACGAGCTGTCGCTCGATCATCTGATGGCGTACTTCACCTACTCCCAGGGCTTTCGCGGGGGCGGGTTCAACGCGCTCACCGCCGGCACCGACGATCTCGCGTCGTTCGGACCCGAGACCCTCGACAACTTCGAGGTCGGGGTGAAGACGATCGGGTGGGACCAGCGGGTGACGTTCAATCTCTCGTTCTTCCTCGGTGACTACGACGACATCCAGGTCGTCACCGTAGAAGCGATCCCGAACCCGGACGTCCCAGGAGGCATCGACATCGTTCGCCTCACCCAGAACGCGGCCGACGCAACCTCCAAGGGAATCGAGATCGAGCTCAACACGATTCCCATCGACGGGCTTCAGATCATGGGCTCCGTTGGCATCCTGGACGCCAAATTCGGAACCTACATCGTTCCCGATCCGGCCAACCCGGGGAACGATCAGGACTTCAGCGGCGACCGCTTCGGCAACGTTCCCCAGCTGCAGACCTTCCTGTCCGTGCAGTACTCACTGCCCGTTTCGCTCGGGAACGAGGATTTGGACGGCTGGCTGACGCCACGTCTGGATTGGTCCTACCAGAGTCTGATCGAGTACAGCGGGGACGAAGTTCTCTTGCAGCAGCCGGGCGTCAACCTCCTGCATGCCCGGCTGTCCTACGGTTTCTTCAATGACCGCGCTCAGGTGGCGCTCTGGGCCCGCAACCTTCTCGATCAGGCGTACTTCAACACCGCCCAGCCACTTCAGGCCGTCTTCGGGAACGCGACGCGGTTCTATGCGCCACCGCTGACGTTTGGCGGTGAGCTGAGCTATCGGTTTTGA